One uncultured Carboxylicivirga sp. genomic window, CCCTCGATTCTGGTCCATTCTCGCCAACTCCTCCGGTAAAGATCAACAAATCAATTCCTCCCATTTCACCAGCAAAGGCACCAATGTAACGTTTTACCCTCATATGATACATGTTTAATGCCAATGTTGCCCGGGGATTCTTCTTTTTCCATGATTCTTCTTCTATATCCCTCATATCTGATGAAATTCCAGATATACCCAGCATTCCACTCTTTCGATTTAACAGCTCATTAGCTCCTTTCATATCAAGATTTTCTTTTTCCATCAAGAACAACAAGGCACCCACATCAAGATTACCTACGCGGGTTCCCATGATTAAGCCTTCAACTGGTGTAAAACCCATCGAGGTATCAAACGATTTCCCATTTTTTATAGCTGCTATAGAGGCTCCGTTTCCTAAATGACAGGTAACAATGTTTATTTTATCCATTTCAACCCCTAAATGCTCACATGCTTTCTCTGCCACATATTTATGACTGGTGCCATGAAAACCATACCGGCGTAATTTATGCTTCGTATAATATTCATAAGGAATGGCATAAAGGAAATTCTCAGGCGGCATGCTTTGATGAAAAGACGTATCGAAAACCGCCACCTGGGGTACTTCCGGCAGAAGTTTCTGCATGGCCTCAATACCCGCAATATGTGCCGGATTATGAAGTGGAGCCAACTCACTTAGCTTATTAATTCTCTGCTTTACAACATCATCAATTAATACACTTTTACTAAAATACTCTCCTCCATGAGCCACACGATGTCCGATTGCCTGAATATCCAAAACATCTTCAATTACTCCATATGCCCGGTTAACCAATGAATCCATAATCAGGGTTATACCTGCTTCATGATCCGGAATTTGATTAGTGAATTTATATTTCTTAAACTCTCCGTCTATAAGTGGCTTATGTGTTGAAGAACCTTTTTTTTGCCCAATGCGCTCAACAGCTCCAATGGCCATTACCACCGGATCATCAATGTTTTTCATATTTATCAATTGATACTTAATTGATGAACTACCACAATTTAAAACCAATACAATCATAAAACTACGCTGCTTTTAAGGATATTTTAACTTTTTTACATTTAATTAACTCCAATGATACATTAAAAAAATGACATACCAACAAATAATTATAAACGTTTACGTGATATAAATCAATTACTTTCATCAAGATGTTCATATATAAAATAAGGCCACCTTCCAAACCGGAAAGGCAGCCTTATTGCAATTACAACAACCTTTTTTTATTTAATTATCATCTTTTTTGTAAGTACCTCGCCACCGGCTTTTAATGAATAGAAATACAAGCCACTACTTAAACCATCTACTGATATATTTAACTCGTGATTACCTGCACTTTGATATCCATCTTTAATTGCCTTTACTACACCCCCTGTTGAGTTATAGATAGTGAGCACCACATCGGCAGATTCTTCTAATTGGTAACCAATAATTGTATTACCCGAAGCTGGATTTGGAACATTTTGATTCAATTTAAGACTGCCTTTTTCTTTAACAGCAACACCTGTTGAGGGATCATCTGCAATTAATGCAGGAATAGGATCCCAATCGTCACCTCCTTTAGTAAAATTAAAGGTAGAAATATCAGAATCATCCAATAAAACAGGCGTAGTTAAAACAGTTGACCAGGTTGCTCTACTACCGGAATTATCTTCTCCTGAAGCTTCAATTGTACCATACTCATACATATAAGTCGACTCTCCACCCAAAGTACTGTTCCAGCCAACAGGTACTATTAACGACTGACCAGAAAATGATGGATTGGTTGTGGAATTGATGGTAGTGTTATAGAAGACAACTTCACTGGTTGTTGGCGCCCATGGACGTCCAAAATAACCTGGTTTAGATTCATTGGCTGAAGCTGTTTCTGTAC contains:
- a CDS encoding acetate kinase translates to MIVLVLNCGSSSIKYQLINMKNIDDPVVMAIGAVERIGQKKGSSTHKPLIDGEFKKYKFTNQIPDHEAGITLIMDSLVNRAYGVIEDVLDIQAIGHRVAHGGEYFSKSVLIDDVVKQRINKLSELAPLHNPAHIAGIEAMQKLLPEVPQVAVFDTSFHQSMPPENFLYAIPYEYYTKHKLRRYGFHGTSHKYVAEKACEHLGVEMDKINIVTCHLGNGASIAAIKNGKSFDTSMGFTPVEGLIMGTRVGNLDVGALLFLMEKENLDMKGANELLNRKSGMLGISGISSDMRDIEEESWKKKNPRATLALNMYHMRVKRYIGAFAGEMGGIDLLIFTGGVGENGPESREEICTGLEFLGFTFDKNANDGVRGMLQVLSTPESKLTVMVVPTNEEQVIAIDTVKVLEKASVN